A stretch of the Pseudomonas helvetica genome encodes the following:
- a CDS encoding TrkH family potassium uptake protein, with protein sequence MALPTLRIIGFIIGIFLITLAISMVVPMATLLIYDRTSDLPSFLWASMITFLAGLALVIPGRPEHIHLRPRDMYLLTVSSWVVVCIFAALPFLLTQHISYTDSFFESMSGITATGSTVLSGLDSMSPGILMWRSLLHWLGGIGFIGMAVAILPLLRIGGMRLFQTESSDRSEKVMPRSHMVARLIVAAYVGITILGSLAFWWAGMSPFDAVNHAMSAISTGGFSTSDQSLAKWTQPAVHWVAVVIMILGSLPFTLYVATLRGNRRALIKDQQVQGLLGMLLVTWLVLGTWYWWTTDLHWLDALRHVALNVTSVVTTTGFALGDYSLWGTFSLMLFFYLGFVGGCSGSTAGGIKIFRFQVAFILLKANLNQLIHPRAVIKQKYNGHRLDEEIVRSILTFSFFFAITICAIALALSLLGVDWMTALTGAASTVSGVGPGLGETIGPSGNFASLPDAAKWILSLGMLLGRLEIITVFVLCIPAFWRH encoded by the coding sequence ATGGCGTTGCCGACCTTACGGATCATTGGTTTCATCATCGGCATCTTCCTGATCACCCTGGCCATCAGCATGGTTGTGCCGATGGCAACCCTGCTGATTTACGACCGCACCAGCGACCTGCCGTCGTTCCTCTGGGCCAGCATGATTACCTTTCTCGCCGGCCTGGCGCTGGTCATCCCCGGGCGACCAGAGCATATACACCTGCGCCCGCGGGACATGTACCTGCTCACGGTGTCGAGCTGGGTGGTGGTCTGCATATTCGCCGCCTTGCCATTTCTGCTAACCCAGCACATCAGCTACACCGACTCGTTTTTCGAAAGCATGTCAGGCATCACCGCCACCGGTTCTACTGTGCTCAGCGGCCTGGACAGCATGTCTCCGGGAATCCTGATGTGGCGTTCGTTGCTGCACTGGCTCGGCGGTATCGGCTTTATCGGCATGGCGGTCGCGATTCTGCCACTGCTACGCATCGGCGGCATGCGGCTGTTTCAGACCGAGTCGTCGGACCGTTCCGAAAAGGTCATGCCGCGTTCGCACATGGTGGCCCGGCTGATCGTCGCCGCCTACGTCGGCATCACCATCCTCGGCAGCCTGGCGTTCTGGTGGGCGGGCATGAGCCCGTTCGATGCCGTCAACCATGCGATGTCGGCAATATCCACTGGCGGCTTCTCCACCTCCGACCAGTCCCTGGCCAAGTGGACGCAACCGGCTGTGCACTGGGTCGCGGTGGTGATCATGATTCTCGGCAGCCTGCCATTTACCTTGTACGTGGCGACCTTGCGCGGCAATCGACGGGCGCTGATCAAGGATCAGCAAGTGCAGGGGTTACTCGGCATGCTGCTGGTGACCTGGCTGGTACTCGGCACCTGGTACTGGTGGACCACCGACCTGCATTGGCTGGACGCACTGCGCCACGTTGCGCTGAACGTCACCTCGGTGGTCACCACCACCGGTTTCGCGCTGGGGGACTACAGCTTGTGGGGTACCTTCTCATTGATGCTGTTTTTCTATCTGGGCTTTGTCGGTGGTTGCTCTGGGTCGACCGCTGGCGGGATCAAGATCTTCCGTTTCCAGGTGGCCTTTATCCTGCTCAAGGCTAACCTCAACCAACTGATCCACCCCCGTGCGGTGATCAAGCAGAAGTACAACGGTCATCGTCTCGACGAAGAAATTGTGCGTTCGATCCTGACGTTTTCGTTCTTCTTTGCAATCACCATTTGCGCCATCGCCCTGGCGCTGTCGCTGCTGGGCGTGGACTGGATGACCGCCTTGACCGGTGCCGCCAGTACGGTTTCCGGAGTGGGTCCGGGACTGGGTGAAACCATCGGACCGTCCGGTAACTTCGCCAGCCTGCCCGACGCCGCCAAGTGGATTCTGTCCCTCGGCATGCTGCTCGGGCGACTGGAGATCATTACCGTGTTTGTGCTGTGTATCCCGGCGTTCTGGCGTCACTGA
- a CDS encoding NAD(P)H nitroreductase, which yields MQALDALLNRVSVPRLLDPAPTAAQREVLFCAAMRAPDHGHLQPWRFLTVEGAAREQLGEILAEAARLQDADVPQALVDKARNGPLRAPLVVVVVAHVQDHVKVPKSEQLLAAGCAAHAILLAAYAQGIGAVWRTGELVYSAHVAQGLGLAEGEEVIAFLYLGTPQNEPRVAGKVDLAEFVSAWPAKP from the coding sequence ATGCAGGCTCTCGACGCTTTGCTCAACCGTGTATCCGTTCCGCGTTTGCTCGACCCGGCGCCCACCGCAGCACAACGGGAAGTGTTGTTTTGCGCGGCCATGCGCGCGCCGGATCACGGGCATTTGCAGCCGTGGCGTTTTCTGACGGTCGAAGGCGCGGCGCGCGAGCAATTGGGCGAGATACTGGCTGAGGCTGCACGCCTGCAAGACGCCGATGTGCCTCAGGCCCTGGTGGACAAGGCGCGCAATGGCCCGCTGCGTGCGCCGTTGGTCGTCGTTGTGGTGGCGCACGTTCAAGACCACGTCAAAGTGCCAAAGTCCGAGCAGTTGCTGGCGGCAGGTTGTGCGGCCCACGCTATCTTGCTGGCGGCTTACGCTCAGGGGATCGGCGCGGTGTGGCGTACCGGTGAGCTGGTCTATTCGGCGCATGTGGCCCAGGGGTTGGGCCTGGCCGAAGGTGAAGAAGTGATTGCGTTCCTTTACCTGGGCACACCGCAGAACGAACCGCGGGTGGCCGGGAAAGTCGATCTCGCCGAGTTTGTCAGCGCCTGGCCTGCCAAGCCCTGA